From Flavobacterium arcticum, the proteins below share one genomic window:
- a CDS encoding class I SAM-dependent methyltransferase, translated as MKDLFGKAILDYQTNNNPQDLVTETSISEEDEMSVAYLFRDYEKMPKLEKKALQLAKGRVLDVGCGAGSHSLYLQNEKQLDVTAIDISKNAIEACTLRGIKNAIAKDVMLIQNEKYDTILLLMNGAGMCGRLNKISGFLLQLKSLLNEGGQILLDSSDIIYMFDEDEDGGKWIPTDNEYYGEVVFNIGYKGDKEAPFNWMYIDYNTLQNAAHANGLECELVMEGEHYDYLAKLAIK; from the coding sequence ATGAAAGACCTTTTTGGCAAAGCCATACTCGATTACCAGACAAATAATAACCCGCAAGATTTAGTGACTGAAACTTCTATATCTGAAGAAGATGAAATGAGTGTTGCCTATCTCTTTAGGGACTATGAAAAAATGCCAAAACTAGAGAAAAAAGCATTGCAGCTTGCTAAAGGTCGTGTGCTAGATGTAGGCTGCGGGGCAGGTAGCCACAGCTTATACCTGCAAAATGAGAAACAACTAGATGTTACGGCTATTGACATTTCTAAAAATGCTATTGAAGCCTGTACCCTACGTGGTATTAAAAATGCAATAGCTAAAGATGTTATGCTAATACAAAATGAAAAGTATGACACCATATTATTACTAATGAATGGTGCAGGTATGTGTGGCAGACTCAATAAAATTTCAGGTTTTTTACTCCAATTAAAATCATTACTTAACGAAGGCGGACAAATACTTCTCGATTCATCTGATATTATATATATGTTTGACGAAGATGAAGATGGCGGTAAATGGATACCTACTGATAATGAATATTATGGCGAAGTAGTTTTTAACATAGGTTATAAAGGGGATAAAGAAGCTCCTTTTAACTGGATGTATATTGATTATAACACTTTGCAAAATGCAGCTCATGCCAACGGACTAGAATGCGAACTGGTCATGGAAGGTGAACACTATGATTATTTAGCTAAATTAGCTATAAAATAA
- a CDS encoding YkgJ family cysteine cluster protein, whose protein sequence is MDDFLKQLPKLAKDKHNENKKFFDKLKKKAPKNLDYIMQDLHDKEFEKTDCLTCANCCKTTGPLFTSADVERIAKHFRQKPQQFIEQYLRIDEDNDYVLQSVPCTFLDNENYCMIYDVRPKACREFPHTDRKKFQQISNLTLKNVAICPAAYNIVEEMKKKIV, encoded by the coding sequence ATGGACGATTTTTTAAAACAGCTCCCCAAGCTCGCCAAAGATAAGCATAACGAGAACAAAAAGTTTTTTGATAAGCTAAAAAAGAAAGCGCCTAAAAACTTAGATTATATTATGCAAGATTTGCATGATAAGGAGTTTGAAAAAACCGACTGTCTTACCTGTGCTAATTGCTGTAAAACTACAGGACCTTTATTTACTAGTGCCGATGTAGAGCGTATAGCCAAACACTTTAGGCAAAAGCCACAACAGTTTATAGAACAATACCTGCGTATTGACGAAGATAATGACTATGTACTACAAAGTGTGCCCTGTACTTTTTTAGATAATGAGAATTACTGTATGATATATGATGTGCGTCCTAAGGCGTGCCGTGAGTTTCCGCATACCGATAGGAAAAAGTTTCAGCAGATAAGTAATTTAACCCTGAAAAATGTAGCTATTTGTCCTGCAGCTTATAATATTGTAGAAGAAATGAAAAAGAAGATTGTTTAA